One window from the genome of Deinococcus yavapaiensis KR-236 encodes:
- a CDS encoding EVE domain-containing protein, with amino-acid sequence MPGDFPLPVKHWIFQANPKYFDLASHVQTMKLEDVSEWAVYQYASEMSPGDKIALWQSGRQGGIYAFGELIGLPHRKETLADWQKAAGRQDPGSVVKFRITHHLRVHLRRSDLKADPRLAQLSILRMASGTNFKVRPQEWEAFEDLAERSSAAADEQSQAPEQQANHLRQNPPWARDELILVLDLYLRSGRIQLGTKHPEVIALSKLLNDLPIHPPERRDGTFRNVNGVNKKMGNIWFLDPKRPGGLPGGGRGDREVWDEFAHRPEHLHELATAIRTGVAELSTSVEDIDEEGFPEGKLIERLHKRRERNRKLVKQKLLQVQLLQGHLECEVCGFDFRATYGPRGEGFAECHHRLPLSEVGERVALLTDLAVVCANCHRMIHRIRPYLSIEGLQALLSDRARSR; translated from the coding sequence ATGCCTGGGGATTTCCCGTTGCCCGTCAAACACTGGATCTTCCAAGCCAACCCCAAATACTTCGATCTGGCAAGTCACGTCCAGACTATGAAGCTTGAAGATGTCAGCGAATGGGCAGTGTATCAGTACGCCAGCGAAATGTCCCCAGGGGACAAAATTGCACTTTGGCAAAGTGGGAGGCAGGGGGGCATATATGCTTTCGGCGAGCTCATTGGCTTACCACACCGTAAGGAAACTCTCGCTGACTGGCAGAAGGCTGCTGGACGTCAAGACCCTGGCTCAGTAGTCAAATTTCGTATCACCCATCACTTACGCGTCCACCTCAGGCGCAGTGATTTGAAAGCTGATCCTCGCCTAGCTCAGCTCAGCATCCTCCGCATGGCTAGTGGAACCAACTTCAAAGTTCGTCCTCAAGAGTGGGAGGCATTTGAGGATTTGGCGGAGCGTAGTTCGGCCGCCGCCGATGAACAATCACAAGCCCCTGAACAACAGGCCAACCATCTGCGCCAAAATCCGCCATGGGCGCGTGATGAGCTCATTTTGGTTCTGGATCTATACCTTCGGAGTGGACGCATCCAGCTTGGGACGAAGCATCCCGAAGTTATAGCGCTCAGCAAACTTCTGAATGACCTACCAATTCATCCACCGGAACGCAGGGACGGCACCTTTCGCAATGTGAATGGCGTCAACAAAAAGATGGGCAACATTTGGTTTCTTGATCCAAAAAGACCCGGAGGTCTTCCTGGAGGAGGGCGAGGTGACCGCGAGGTTTGGGACGAGTTCGCACATCGTCCTGAGCATCTACACGAGCTGGCAACTGCTATCCGAACAGGCGTGGCAGAGCTATCCACCTCTGTCGAGGACATCGACGAGGAGGGCTTTCCAGAAGGCAAACTCATTGAGCGGCTTCACAAGCGTAGGGAGCGAAATCGAAAGCTCGTCAAGCAAAAGCTACTGCAAGTGCAGCTGCTACAAGGCCACTTGGAGTGTGAGGTGTGTGGCTTTGATTTTCGAGCCACCTATGGCCCGCGAGGGGAAGGGTTTGCAGAGTGTCACCATCGACTCCCCTTGAGCGAGGTGGGCGAGAGGGTCGCCTTACTCACCGATCTTGCTGTTGTTTGCGCGAACTGCCACCGTATGATCCACCGCATCCGTCCCTACCTGAGCATTGAGGGGCTGCAAGCCCTCTTATCAGATCGAGCTAGGTCGCGTTGA
- a CDS encoding DUF6979 family protein has product MTVFEEITTKAVQYLQQGWEPAQAWSKAADDVECAPSVRSKGCPRSAFVGLAQAGYIRGYQPQRVAASLSQNASYCVTGARILADKPALGNNRFQLWNAIREQEGVDRQSQNGVVDVLLALRRLDVYAPKL; this is encoded by the coding sequence ATGACGGTGTTCGAGGAAATCACCACGAAAGCAGTGCAGTACCTTCAACAAGGCTGGGAGCCTGCTCAGGCCTGGTCCAAAGCAGCAGACGACGTTGAATGCGCTCCATCTGTACGTTCCAAAGGTTGTCCTCGTAGCGCCTTCGTCGGCTTAGCACAAGCAGGGTATATCCGTGGCTATCAACCGCAGAGAGTAGCGGCTTCGCTGTCGCAGAACGCGTCGTACTGCGTTACAGGAGCTCGTATCCTTGCTGACAAGCCCGCGCTAGGAAACAACAGGTTTCAACTATGGAACGCCATTCGTGAGCAGGAAGGTGTCGACCGCCAAAGCCAAAACGGTGTGGTTGACGTCCTGCTCGCCTTACGACGACTTGATGTGTATGCACCAAAACTCTGA
- a CDS encoding DUF7662 domain-containing protein — MRVLKVQLQDGERTLLTTEVATTLTPEELLRLLPQLLGPTPTPPQVVSEPRQSRKYAGLAHHLETLTETTIRLSYQDIETLIGGELPSSARKHRAWWSNTNVGHSQAAAWMNVGWRVNNVDEEGITFRKHGGGKV, encoded by the coding sequence ATGCGAGTACTGAAAGTGCAACTTCAAGACGGTGAGCGAACGCTCCTAACAACCGAAGTTGCGACCACGCTTACCCCTGAGGAGTTGCTCAGGCTCTTGCCACAGCTCCTCGGCCCCACCCCCACTCCTCCCCAAGTCGTTTCTGAGCCCCGGCAGAGCCGCAAGTACGCAGGCCTCGCTCACCATTTGGAGACCTTGACGGAGACCACGATCCGTCTCTCCTACCAAGACATCGAAACATTAATCGGCGGAGAGCTCCCCTCCTCAGCGAGGAAGCACCGAGCGTGGTGGAGCAACACCAACGTCGGACACTCTCAAGCTGCAGCGTGGATGAACGTCGGTTGGCGCGTCAACAACGTCGACGAAGAAGGAATCACGTTCCGTAAGCACGGAGGAGGGAAAGTATGA
- a CDS encoding aminoglycoside adenylyltransferase domain-containing protein yields the protein MNHLRNAEVQAVLHRLTHDVRIVLVDELVALYVYGSLLTPDFDSSRSDVDVCAIVKHDLGDAHVDLLRVMHARLVQDFPAWRDRVEVDYVSAAAIRDSRTTARSMIRISPGEPIHLVEANAHYVLNWYMARRGETLHGPPPLDVIPAISQAEFLDVVARHARAWPEWALEMHHAGGQAYAVLSLCRALYAMQFGEQATKKAAARFAETELPEWSELIVWAARARYDPDFRASARFEDVIRFVRDVSDRVARHAKARGLRG from the coding sequence GTGAATCACCTTCGAAACGCGGAGGTCCAAGCGGTCCTGCACCGCTTGACGCATGACGTGCGAATCGTGCTCGTCGACGAGCTCGTGGCGCTGTACGTGTACGGATCGCTCCTCACCCCGGACTTCGATTCCTCGCGGAGCGACGTCGACGTGTGCGCCATCGTCAAGCACGACCTGGGTGACGCGCACGTCGACCTCCTGCGTGTCATGCACGCCCGTCTGGTGCAGGACTTTCCCGCGTGGCGTGACCGCGTCGAAGTCGATTACGTCTCTGCCGCCGCGATACGCGACTCTCGAACGACGGCGCGCTCCATGATCCGCATCAGTCCCGGTGAGCCCATCCACCTCGTCGAAGCGAACGCGCACTACGTCCTCAACTGGTACATGGCGAGGCGAGGCGAGACGCTTCACGGCCCGCCACCTCTCGACGTCATCCCGGCCATCTCCCAAGCTGAATTCCTGGACGTCGTCGCGCGGCATGCCCGCGCTTGGCCCGAGTGGGCGCTCGAAATGCACCACGCGGGCGGCCAGGCGTACGCGGTGCTGTCCTTGTGCCGCGCGCTGTACGCGATGCAGTTCGGCGAGCAAGCGACCAAGAAGGCTGCCGCTCGGTTCGCCGAAACAGAGCTGCCCGAGTGGTCCGAGCTCATCGTGTGGGCCGCTCGCGCCCGCTACGACCCGGACTTCCGAGCATCGGCTCGCTTCGAGGACGTCATACGGTTCGTGCGAGACGTCAGCGACCGCGTGGCTCGTCACGCCAAGGCGCGAGGTCTTCGCGGCTGA
- a CDS encoding DUF4384 domain-containing protein, whose protein sequence is MKHVLTTLGLAATLGLAHAQTAPRITSQSIIVNPVESPLKVSVWTAKDPSGNAVPTYVAGDRITLNVKATQDAYVYLFNLDEKGTIDLILPNKFASGGNFVKANTTKSFPDKNDKFTFDIAGPAGLNKVLALASKTELDLDEIAQFKADQQTGFATVTVKGGQAGLAQALSIVVKPLPSKDWVTDVAQYQISAKVATPPVPTTTTTTTTTTTTTSTWKSSFTSTLGLARIYDFYANQLKAQGYEIAETTAARAQIVGKFSMTNDTNATLTVKQRADKKTYDVVIVRKQ, encoded by the coding sequence ATGAAACACGTTTTGACGACTCTCGGCCTCGCCGCCACCCTCGGCCTCGCCCACGCCCAAACCGCGCCTCGCATCACCTCGCAAAGCATCATCGTCAATCCTGTCGAGTCGCCTCTCAAGGTCAGCGTCTGGACGGCCAAGGACCCCTCGGGCAACGCCGTTCCCACGTACGTCGCGGGCGACCGCATCACCCTCAACGTCAAGGCGACGCAAGACGCGTACGTGTACCTCTTCAACCTCGACGAGAAGGGCACCATCGACCTCATCTTGCCGAACAAGTTCGCGAGCGGCGGCAACTTCGTCAAGGCCAACACCACCAAGTCGTTCCCCGACAAGAACGACAAGTTCACTTTCGACATCGCCGGACCCGCCGGCCTCAACAAGGTCCTGGCGCTCGCCAGCAAGACGGAACTCGACCTCGACGAAATCGCGCAATTCAAGGCCGATCAGCAAACGGGCTTCGCCACCGTCACCGTGAAGGGCGGCCAAGCGGGCCTCGCGCAAGCCTTGTCCATCGTCGTCAAGCCCCTGCCCTCCAAAGACTGGGTGACGGACGTCGCGCAATATCAAATCTCCGCCAAGGTCGCCACGCCGCCCGTCCCGACCACGACCACGACCACGACCACGACCACCACCACCACGTCCACCTGGAAATCCAGCTTCACGTCCACCCTCGGCTTGGCTCGCATCTACGACTTCTACGCCAACCAGCTCAAAGCGCAAGGCTACGAAATCGCCGAGACCACGGCCGCCCGCGCCCAAATCGTCGGCAAGTTCAGCATGACGAACGACACGAACGCCACGCTCACCGTGAAGCAACGCGCCGACAAGAAGACGTACGACGTCGTCATCGTGCGCAAGCAGTAA
- a CDS encoding GNAT family N-acetyltransferase, protein MTFSIVLRPARSSDAAAAAPLVYCSGPRELDYLFGKAPEFLRFAFESGRGAFGHACFTVAEREGRVVGVVAVASAQDTLRRDVGLVWSLLRFCKLGAFGVVTRGLRLSRLMPPPSKETLFLSLLGVSEDVRGRSVGTRLIRGVVERAHAEGYAKVALDVAVTNDDARRLYERLGFRVARQRAWAHRGNVPGQRRMELDLTVKAAAPLLERLARSGEA, encoded by the coding sequence GTGACCTTCTCGATCGTTCTTCGTCCCGCTCGTTCCTCGGACGCCGCCGCGGCGGCCCCGCTGGTGTATTGCAGCGGTCCACGCGAACTCGATTACTTGTTCGGAAAGGCGCCCGAGTTCTTGCGCTTCGCGTTCGAGAGCGGTCGCGGCGCGTTCGGCCACGCGTGCTTCACGGTGGCGGAGCGCGAAGGTCGCGTCGTGGGGGTCGTGGCGGTGGCGAGCGCGCAGGACACGTTGCGACGAGACGTGGGATTGGTGTGGTCGTTGCTGCGCTTTTGCAAGCTCGGGGCGTTCGGCGTGGTGACGCGCGGCTTGCGGTTGTCGCGCCTCATGCCGCCGCCTTCGAAGGAAACGTTGTTTTTGTCGCTGCTCGGTGTGAGCGAGGACGTTCGTGGGCGCAGCGTCGGGACGCGGCTGATTCGTGGCGTGGTGGAGCGTGCGCACGCCGAGGGGTACGCGAAGGTGGCGCTGGACGTTGCCGTGACGAACGACGACGCGCGGCGTTTGTACGAGCGGCTGGGCTTTCGGGTGGCGCGGCAGCGAGCGTGGGCTCATCGAGGGAACGTGCCGGGGCAGCGTCGAATGGAACTCGACTTGACGGTGAAGGCAGCTGCGCCTTTGCTGGAGCGCCTCGCGCGCTCGGGGGAGGCGTGA
- a CDS encoding DUF945 family protein, with the protein MKNAVKKAGWLVGGALLLSGGAFTASVVASSEAVNAQLEGWAKTVEALGGRVVVKSNEQTAFGGRQVTVLQFGQDVEVELTSSYRNGPWLPGGRFGASLVSTDVTFSPKLQRVLDAGTNGKHVTLETLVSFGGRTTTSIDLPAASFEADGMRVSWSASRGTLRSSGPRSSSELTLDRVSLEDEDVAFSLENVRFSNDAREVGAGLSFGSSAFSVARATVKAEGESVGVRDFTLKSSVDGDDGKVNVSAETAIGEIDGPEMDVRNVRLAGSLRSLDRVGLVTLVRAASDFAGTLAEDDPVVTRNLSSAVSRLLNGGPVLSLDEVSFSMPQGSVRLSANVAFTSGAKLDLERLVDDPSALLERLTAGARFEADEAVLRALEAEVGEEGAVSSIVDAGLLIRENGKLRATVEVDAKGVRVNGEALPPEFFRENDDAPTSSDDEDLATTCAKDLFLAQELYRRTHESYASKAEDLEFDEACEGTVEVVIDAANANGWAGGVRARSGGSVVRVSNEGLGE; encoded by the coding sequence ATGAAGAACGCGGTGAAGAAGGCGGGATGGCTGGTCGGCGGGGCGCTGCTGTTGAGCGGCGGAGCGTTCACGGCGAGCGTCGTGGCGTCGAGCGAGGCCGTGAACGCCCAGCTGGAGGGGTGGGCGAAGACGGTGGAGGCGCTCGGAGGGCGCGTCGTGGTGAAGTCGAACGAGCAAACGGCGTTCGGCGGGCGGCAGGTGACGGTCTTGCAGTTCGGGCAGGACGTGGAGGTCGAGCTGACGAGTTCGTACCGCAACGGGCCGTGGCTGCCGGGCGGGCGCTTCGGGGCGTCGCTCGTGTCGACGGACGTGACGTTCTCGCCGAAGTTGCAGCGCGTGCTCGACGCGGGAACGAACGGCAAGCACGTGACGTTGGAGACGCTCGTGTCGTTCGGAGGGCGCACCACGACGTCGATCGACTTGCCCGCCGCGTCGTTCGAGGCGGACGGGATGCGGGTGTCGTGGTCCGCCTCGCGCGGCACCTTGCGTTCGAGCGGCCCTCGGTCGTCGTCCGAGTTGACCTTGGACCGCGTGTCGCTCGAGGACGAGGACGTCGCGTTTTCGTTGGAGAACGTGCGGTTTTCGAATGACGCGCGCGAGGTGGGCGCAGGGTTGAGCTTCGGATCGTCGGCGTTCTCGGTGGCGCGCGCGACCGTGAAGGCGGAGGGTGAGAGCGTGGGAGTGCGTGACTTCACGCTGAAATCGTCGGTGGACGGCGACGACGGCAAGGTGAACGTGAGCGCCGAGACGGCGATCGGTGAGATCGACGGGCCGGAAATGGACGTGCGAAACGTCCGCCTCGCCGGGTCTCTTCGGTCGTTGGACCGCGTGGGCTTGGTGACGCTCGTGCGAGCGGCGAGCGACTTCGCCGGGACGCTCGCCGAGGACGATCCTGTCGTCACGAGAAACCTCTCGAGCGCGGTGTCGCGCCTTTTGAACGGAGGCCCGGTGCTGTCGTTGGACGAGGTGTCGTTTTCGATGCCGCAGGGCAGCGTGCGCCTGAGTGCGAACGTCGCGTTTACGAGCGGGGCGAAGCTCGATTTGGAGCGCCTCGTGGACGACCCGTCGGCGCTGTTGGAGCGCTTGACGGCGGGCGCGCGCTTCGAGGCGGACGAGGCGGTGCTGCGCGCGTTGGAGGCGGAGGTCGGCGAGGAGGGAGCGGTGTCGTCCATCGTGGACGCCGGGCTGCTGATTCGCGAGAACGGGAAACTGCGCGCCACGGTGGAGGTGGACGCGAAGGGGGTGCGCGTCAACGGGGAGGCGTTGCCGCCCGAGTTCTTCCGTGAGAACGACGACGCGCCAACGTCGTCGGACGACGAGGACTTGGCGACGACGTGCGCGAAGGACTTGTTCTTGGCGCAGGAGTTGTACCGCCGAACGCACGAGTCGTACGCTTCGAAGGCAGAGGACTTGGAGTTCGACGAGGCATGCGAGGGAACGGTGGAGGTCGTGATCGACGCGGCGAACGCGAACGGGTGGGCGGGCGGGGTGCGCGCTCGGTCGGGCGGTTCGGTCGTGCGGGTGTCGAACGAGGGCTTGGGCGAGTAG
- a CDS encoding SDR family oxidoreductase has product MILVVGATGFLGSTICGMLARQGRSVRAVVRSSSDPVKVQALRDLGCDLVEADLKEPASLKLACAGVDTVVSTATTTLRDQGVDSIPDVDESGQLHLVEAAREGGVRHFVYVSFPSDLDGDVPSPLAKAKRAVENALRSSAMTFTILQPACFMEVWLGPAIGFDYAGGSAQVFGSGDAPVAYISLVDVARFVVASLDHPAARNVTLPLVAQNVSMNEAVRTFEAVSGRTFAVRRVPIEALEQQLAAARSPLEQSFGTLMLGVARGAAQQMDERQAAFGIECATVEEYARRSVTPIATS; this is encoded by the coding sequence ATGATTCTCGTCGTCGGCGCGACAGGCTTTTTGGGCAGCACCATCTGCGGCATGCTCGCTCGGCAGGGGCGCTCGGTACGAGCGGTGGTTCGCTCTTCGTCCGATCCGGTGAAGGTGCAGGCGTTGCGCGACCTCGGCTGCGACCTCGTGGAGGCGGACTTGAAGGAACCGGCGTCCCTGAAGCTCGCGTGCGCGGGCGTGGACACGGTCGTGAGCACGGCGACCACGACGCTGCGAGATCAAGGCGTGGACTCTATTCCGGACGTGGACGAGTCGGGGCAGTTGCACCTCGTGGAGGCGGCGCGCGAAGGCGGCGTGCGGCATTTCGTGTACGTGTCGTTTCCGAGCGACTTGGACGGAGATGTGCCGTCGCCTTTGGCGAAGGCGAAGCGGGCGGTGGAGAACGCACTCCGGTCGAGCGCGATGACCTTCACGATTTTACAGCCCGCGTGCTTCATGGAAGTTTGGCTGGGTCCCGCCATAGGCTTCGATTACGCCGGTGGGTCGGCGCAGGTCTTTGGTTCGGGAGACGCGCCGGTGGCGTACATCAGCTTGGTGGACGTCGCGCGTTTCGTCGTGGCGAGCTTGGACCATCCGGCGGCTCGAAACGTCACGTTGCCGCTCGTGGCGCAGAACGTATCGATGAACGAGGCGGTGCGGACTTTCGAAGCGGTGAGCGGACGGACGTTCGCCGTGCGCCGCGTTCCGATCGAGGCGCTAGAGCAGCAGCTGGCGGCGGCGCGCTCGCCCTTGGAGCAAAGCTTCGGCACGTTGATGCTGGGCGTGGCGAGGGGCGCGGCGCAGCAGATGGACGAACGGCAAGCGGCCTTCGGCATTGAATGCGCGACGGTGGAAGAGTACGCTCGGCGCTCGGTGACGCCCATCGCGACTTCCTGA
- a CDS encoding single-stranded DNA-binding protein — protein MPQLHLTGPLGTSISVEVQDEREILTTLRKYGKSGWTSGDLPAGGLVLPLSMADLFDWSLIGARPYVNNDGESCVLYKGQTYKRRELEEVDTKKLKLPKIVKYSRGARPTDLPHLKEGDEGGVQYITLITFRGGGKVVDAYVDPAARTLQEK, from the coding sequence ATGCCTCAACTACACCTGACGGGCCCCCTCGGAACGAGCATCAGCGTCGAAGTGCAAGACGAACGAGAAATCCTCACGACCTTGCGCAAGTACGGCAAGAGCGGTTGGACGAGCGGCGACCTTCCCGCCGGAGGCCTCGTGCTGCCCCTCTCCATGGCCGACCTCTTCGACTGGTCGCTCATCGGCGCGCGGCCCTACGTCAACAACGACGGTGAATCGTGCGTCTTGTACAAAGGACAGACGTACAAGCGGCGCGAACTCGAGGAAGTCGACACGAAGAAGCTCAAGCTTCCCAAGATCGTGAAGTACTCGCGCGGCGCGCGCCCGACCGACTTACCGCACCTCAAGGAAGGCGACGAGGGCGGCGTGCAATACATCACCCTCATCACCTTCCGCGGTGGCGGCAAGGTCGTCGACGCGTACGTCGACCCAGCCGCGCGCACCCTGCAAGAGAAGTAA
- a CDS encoding multicopper oxidase family protein, with the protein MARFSLRLGLVGVLLAGATLAPMPVRAGEGAVPTDRTSLIDRFLHAPVGTIPVEQFTGRVREFTLEVHRVQAEIAPGVKVEQWAFGFPGQTPTVPGPELRVQQGDLVRLTFRNTFDQPHSIHLHGIVSLAERMDGLKEVLPGESFTYEFVATDAGTFAYHCHVQTNLHLDMGMYGALVVEPRVDAPKVWNSEHTLILDEWDSRQDPNALVHHATPNYFLVNGRASPLIPDLAVAPGETSLLRMINLGSQVHSMHLHGVTFLVIAKDGHDLPAPYEADTLLIAPGERYDLLVRGRDGTFVFHDHIGEHATNDGVYPGGIHFMVRGGAALDEHGRLDLQQGAPAHGHDMGAAASAQSAATLLTNADAPSVKASGFRFAPSDVRVRAGTTVTWSNADLVAHAVVVRAPDGTETTRPLARGGRVSFTFDRPGTYTFHCLPHPFMTGKVVVE; encoded by the coding sequence ATGGCTCGCTTTTCCCTTCGACTCGGTCTGGTCGGCGTCTTGCTCGCCGGGGCGACGCTCGCCCCGATGCCCGTGCGTGCGGGTGAAGGCGCCGTGCCGACCGACCGTACAAGTCTCATCGATCGCTTTCTTCACGCGCCCGTCGGCACGATTCCCGTCGAGCAGTTCACGGGACGCGTGCGCGAATTCACGTTGGAAGTGCACCGCGTTCAAGCCGAGATCGCCCCGGGCGTGAAGGTCGAGCAGTGGGCCTTCGGCTTTCCCGGGCAGACGCCGACCGTTCCGGGACCGGAGTTGCGCGTGCAGCAAGGCGATCTCGTGCGGCTCACGTTTCGCAACACCTTCGACCAGCCGCACAGCATTCACCTGCATGGCATCGTGAGCCTCGCCGAGCGGATGGACGGCCTCAAGGAGGTGCTGCCGGGCGAGTCGTTCACGTACGAGTTCGTCGCGACGGATGCCGGCACCTTCGCGTATCACTGTCACGTCCAGACGAACTTGCACCTCGACATGGGCATGTACGGCGCGCTCGTCGTCGAACCGAGGGTCGACGCGCCGAAAGTTTGGAACTCCGAGCACACCCTCATCCTCGACGAGTGGGACAGCCGTCAGGATCCGAACGCGCTCGTGCATCACGCCACGCCGAACTACTTTCTCGTGAACGGGCGCGCGTCGCCGCTCATTCCCGATCTCGCCGTCGCGCCCGGCGAAACGAGTCTGCTTCGCATGATCAACTTGGGCTCGCAGGTGCATTCCATGCACTTGCACGGCGTGACCTTCCTCGTGATCGCCAAAGATGGGCACGATTTGCCCGCACCGTACGAGGCCGACACGCTCCTCATCGCTCCGGGCGAGCGGTACGACTTGTTGGTGCGCGGGCGCGACGGGACCTTCGTCTTTCACGATCACATCGGAGAGCACGCGACCAACGACGGCGTGTATCCGGGCGGCATCCACTTCATGGTGCGCGGCGGCGCGGCGCTCGACGAACACGGTCGCCTCGACTTGCAGCAGGGCGCGCCCGCGCACGGGCACGACATGGGGGCCGCCGCTTCCGCGCAAAGCGCCGCGACTCTCCTGACGAACGCGGACGCGCCTTCGGTGAAGGCGAGCGGTTTTCGCTTCGCTCCGAGCGACGTGCGCGTTCGAGCGGGCACGACGGTGACGTGGTCGAACGCGGACCTCGTAGCGCACGCGGTGGTCGTGCGCGCGCCGGACGGAACGGAGACGACGCGCCCGCTCGCGAGGGGCGGGCGCGTGAGCTTCACGTTCGATCGGCCGGGCACGTACACGTTCCACTGCTTGCCGCACCCGTTCATGACGGGCAAGGTCGTCGTGGAGTGA
- a CDS encoding FAD-binding oxidoreductase produces MNEQPLPVDAAALARFHADLGGHVLLPGDAAYEARRGVWNAAVRSSPRLIARPADAREVASCVRFARAHGLPVVVRSGGHSPAGYGTGDGLVIDLSRLNAVQVDPLSRTARLQPGATWGEVAVALHRFGLALTAGDTATVGVGGLLQGGGIGWFVRKHGLAIDRVTAVEVVTSDGEVRRASATVDSELFWAVRGGGANVGIVTTFDVKVHEGGTVVGGAVFYDAADANVARSLLRRYADYARSAPDELTTQAILIAAPPAPFVPAELIGKPILGVMVCYSGNLAEGERIVEPLRRLAEPLMDSVGPTPYPDLFRLHEVGGRLGFRHHARSQFMADLGDEAIEALVTRILSVVQPGTLVQLRALGGAMSRVAASDTAFAHRDAAFLLLVDHMSPDDAGDAAERQARDATEFVFEGVRAFGSGAYGNFVGLADAGRARAVFPDVTFDRLAAVKTRVDPDNVLRRNVNVTLASANVALVSADD; encoded by the coding sequence ATGAACGAACAACCGCTGCCCGTCGATGCCGCCGCTCTCGCTCGATTCCATGCCGATCTCGGCGGCCACGTGCTGCTGCCCGGAGACGCCGCGTACGAGGCGCGGCGCGGCGTGTGGAACGCGGCCGTTCGAAGCTCGCCTCGCCTGATCGCGCGGCCCGCCGATGCCCGCGAAGTCGCGTCGTGCGTTCGCTTCGCTCGGGCGCACGGCCTTCCCGTCGTCGTGCGAAGCGGCGGCCATAGTCCCGCCGGGTACGGAACGGGCGACGGTCTCGTCATCGACCTTTCACGCTTGAACGCCGTGCAAGTCGATCCGTTGTCGCGCACGGCGCGCTTGCAGCCCGGCGCGACGTGGGGTGAAGTCGCGGTGGCGTTGCATCGCTTCGGACTCGCCCTCACCGCTGGGGATACCGCGACGGTCGGCGTGGGCGGCTTGCTGCAAGGCGGCGGCATCGGTTGGTTCGTGCGCAAGCACGGCCTCGCCATCGACCGCGTCACCGCCGTGGAAGTCGTCACGTCCGACGGGGAAGTTCGGCGAGCAAGCGCCACCGTCGATTCCGAGTTGTTCTGGGCGGTGCGAGGAGGCGGCGCGAACGTCGGAATCGTGACGACGTTCGACGTGAAGGTGCACGAAGGCGGCACGGTCGTCGGCGGCGCCGTGTTCTACGACGCTGCGGACGCGAACGTCGCGCGAAGCTTGTTGCGCCGCTACGCGGACTACGCTCGCTCGGCACCCGACGAGTTGACGACCCAAGCGATCCTGATCGCCGCGCCTCCCGCGCCGTTCGTGCCCGCCGAGTTGATCGGAAAGCCGATTCTCGGCGTGATGGTGTGCTACTCGGGAAACCTCGCCGAAGGCGAGCGAATCGTCGAGCCGCTTCGACGACTCGCCGAGCCGCTGATGGACTCCGTTGGTCCGACGCCGTACCCGGACTTGTTCCGACTGCACGAGGTGGGCGGACGGCTCGGCTTTCGGCACCACGCGCGTTCGCAGTTCATGGCCGACCTCGGCGACGAGGCGATCGAGGCGCTCGTCACGCGCATCTTGTCGGTCGTGCAGCCTGGAACGCTCGTGCAACTTCGCGCGTTGGGCGGCGCGATGAGTCGCGTGGCAGCTTCGGACACGGCGTTCGCGCACCGTGACGCCGCGTTTCTGCTGCTCGTCGATCACATGAGCCCGGACGACGCGGGCGACGCCGCCGAGCGTCAGGCGCGCGACGCGACCGAGTTCGTCTTCGAAGGCGTGCGCGCCTTCGGAAGCGGCGCCTACGGAAATTTCGTGGGTCTCGCCGACGCTGGGCGGGCCCGAGCGGTGTTTCCGGACGTCACCTTCGACCGCTTGGCCGCCGTGAAGACCAGGGTCGATCCCGACAACGTCTTGCGGCGCAACGTGAACGTCACGCTCGCTTCTGCGAACGTGGCGCTCGTGAGCGCCGACGACTGA